The genomic segment GAATTTGTTTTTTACAATGGGAATCGAAAAAACCGAACTTTTTGTTTTCTACAAAACGAGCGAGTTTTTCCGAATAATAATCAGGTCCATTGTCATAAATAAAAACATCCAAAAGTGTTTTATTTTTTGTGTCGATACAAACCCATTTGTTATCCTTTACTACGAATGCCACTAATTCTTTTGTGAAGTCCATGACATGTTGGTATTGTGGTTTGATGATTACCTTCCCTGATTTATTTTTGAAACCATAAAGATCATTTTCTTCAAAAGAAGTGGGAAGATTTGCCTGTGCTAATAGAGGTAATGTAAATGCTAAAAATATAAGTATGAATTTCATAGAACCTACTGATTGAAAATAAGAATGTAAACGAGTGCAAGCAGAAGTAACACCGCAAAGATCGGAACGATGACTGCTGGAAAAGAAAAACCAAATACGAAGAAGAGTCCAATCACGAGTCCCAGAACCAAACCAATTGGAACCGTAATCATTGTAATCATCGACCATGCAGCCCCATTTTGATCAAATTGTGCGATGATAAAAGGACCAAAAAATCCTAGAAGGCCACCAAACAATACACAGCCGGCAATAATGAAAATAGATTTTATTAAAGTTCCCATATTACCTCTACTTAACGCAGTTCCAACCCGATTGCCAAGTGCGATTTTCTGTGTGATTCCACTTTCCGTTTAAATGAGTCGGATCGGGAGACATACGTTTGATCGCGAGTTCGAATTCGAAAGCCCCTGAGTCATTGGTGACTGATTCGGACCAAACACCACTAAAAATATTTCCATTAATAGTTCCTCGCAAACTTCCTCCATTGGAATCATATATACCAGTGACAGAAATACCGTTTTGTTGGAGAGTTAGTTTTCCGAATTCACCGCAGTCCCAAACACCTGATAATTTCTTTGTGAAACCGCCTTCTGGTTTCGCTTCTTGTTGTTGTCCTTTTTGTGCAGAAATGGATACAACCAGCGTAAAAAAAATACAAACCAGAGTGATTGTAAAAAAAAGATATTTCATTCAGACTCCTTTAGATTATAAAACTCTAAAGTTTTAAAAATCTACTGTCAAGTTCTTTGGATCTTCTTCTCAATTCCTATGCGTTATTCATTTCATATACTTTGTTGTATGGAAATTTTGTATCAATAGTCATCATTAGTAGTTCACCGTATTTTTTAGAGGAATTGATCTCTGGTCAGTTTTAGAAAACTATGTTTACGAATATTTCTCCAGTTATAGAAACGATGGACACATTACTAATTTTCTATTCTTCTATTTATAACTTTTGTCAAAGATTCTAATTCGATTGACAATCTCCTACTATCCGTTAGTATTCCAGGAAATGTTCCTACATATTCGTAAGTCGGCTGTCTTGATTATTTTCTGTTTATGTTCGATGTGTTCGACTCATGTGGGGCAGTCGCAAAATCCAGTCGCTTCTGCAGGGATATTGGATTTAAGTGTTTGGTCCTGGGATCAGGGAACTGTCTTGATGGACGGAGAATGGACACTTGATGGAGCTCCTTGGGAAGTTCCTTCGACAAAAGGGTTTCACGGAGCACCGATGGGTCACGGAACCTATCAGTTGAA from the Leptospira perdikensis genome contains:
- a CDS encoding WG repeat-containing protein; amino-acid sequence: MKFILIFLAFTLPLLAQANLPTSFEENDLYGFKNKSGKVIIKPQYQHVMDFTKELVAFVVKDNKWVCIDTKNKTLLDVFIYDNGPDYYSEKLARFVENKKFGFFDSHCKKQIPANYDFVYPFENGFSIVCNGCESKSDGEHSTIVGGKYGIINKKGKVILPVEYDSIDSIDFKKKTAIVTTNKIKNTINFK